Proteins encoded within one genomic window of Kibdelosporangium phytohabitans:
- a CDS encoding non-ribosomal peptide synthetase, with protein sequence MSTISHGRIPRWIPIGEAQVKDVAEHSSALPGKLATALRGFTAESGIALSDVLLAVHVKVLAAVTADRSVLTGYLPATGPAVTVHHVVTDNTWRQLMTDMSTVEPVVTGHACEAVLDLSEPGDTGLPEGVAVSVAYRRKGGELTLSVRFRTSVVNEEYAARLAGYHRAALLQLLVNPDGRHLTAALLSDQELRTQLHDMAGPVEPLPGPLFVELFEDQVRARPDDLAATHNGRQWSYGELNARANRIAHALLRNGLTAEEPVAVVMERNLDWIAALLGVFKAGGVYLPVRPDFPVDRVATQLRGAACRFGVTESASARTLEGAIDELGADGFVVLPVEAEAGSAHVTNPGTPIFPDQLAYIYFTSGSTGAPKGAMCEHAGMLNHQFIKITDTELVPGDVVTQTASQCFDISLWQVVAPLLVGGSTLIVDTAAQLDVAGFIGMLAAGGVDVIQVVPSFLDVMVSHLARNPSSLGDVRMVSVTGEALKIDLVRRWFAVMPDIKLINAYGATEVHDDTMHEVLHGVPATDFVSVGRPQRNVRTYVLDESFRLAPLGTPGEIAFAGVSVGRGYINDEERTALAFTEDPYHPGDRVYRTGDFGRWLPDGTIEFLGRRDEQVKIRGYRVEIGEIENKLLRMPEVDECAVIVVGTADDTKTLVAWYTTSATVLAEQLRDFLGALLPEYMVPTSFHRLPSLPLTENGKVDKKSLTRMAAAAGQGAVVYAAPVSDVERQLAAAWAEVLNVPLERIGRDDEFFDLGGTSLAAVRLIVQLDRVISLKQLMARPALAELAQSISGDDRGQARGLVHNLSTVDDAVATVVCFPYAGGNAVNFQGLGKELEGHGIAVKAVELPGHDIGRDDESFKDVPAVAVAALAEIEATVSGPLLLWGHEAGVAPALEVARLLEADGRPPLAVFAGAAAVSRLRDTAAEIDALSDEELVTRLREDTSFTGTETWQPERASLVGAAYRHDLLSAVRYLDGPGLVLSTPVHVVLAADDHDAAGHEWTALATRVDTHEVPGGGRYFVRTRPADAAAAVMAAVRPVAAPRG encoded by the coding sequence GTGAGTACCATTTCGCACGGCCGGATCCCCCGCTGGATCCCGATCGGTGAGGCTCAGGTCAAGGACGTCGCGGAGCACTCGTCCGCGCTACCGGGCAAACTGGCGACCGCGCTGCGCGGGTTCACCGCAGAATCAGGGATCGCCCTGTCCGACGTGCTGCTGGCCGTCCACGTCAAGGTGCTCGCCGCCGTCACCGCCGACCGGTCCGTCCTGACCGGGTACCTGCCCGCCACCGGCCCCGCGGTGACAGTGCACCACGTGGTCACCGACAACACGTGGCGCCAACTGATGACCGACATGTCCACAGTGGAACCAGTGGTCACCGGCCATGCCTGCGAAGCCGTGCTGGACCTGTCCGAGCCGGGTGACACCGGGTTGCCCGAAGGCGTGGCAGTCTCGGTGGCCTACCGCCGGAAAGGCGGGGAACTCACGCTGTCCGTGCGTTTCCGGACCTCCGTGGTGAACGAGGAGTACGCGGCCAGACTGGCGGGCTACCACCGGGCGGCACTGCTGCAACTGCTGGTCAACCCGGACGGCAGGCACCTGACCGCGGCTCTGCTGAGCGACCAGGAACTCCGCACGCAGCTGCACGACATGGCCGGGCCGGTCGAGCCGCTGCCGGGGCCGTTGTTCGTGGAGCTGTTCGAGGACCAGGTCCGGGCACGCCCGGACGACCTCGCCGCCACCCACAACGGCCGCCAGTGGAGTTACGGCGAACTCAACGCGCGGGCCAACAGGATCGCCCACGCGCTGCTGCGCAACGGCCTGACAGCCGAAGAACCGGTCGCAGTGGTGATGGAACGCAACCTGGACTGGATCGCGGCCCTGCTGGGCGTGTTCAAAGCAGGCGGCGTCTACCTGCCGGTCCGGCCCGACTTCCCGGTGGACCGCGTGGCGACGCAGCTGCGTGGCGCCGCGTGCCGCTTCGGCGTCACCGAGTCGGCCAGTGCGCGCACGCTGGAAGGCGCGATCGACGAGCTGGGCGCGGACGGGTTCGTCGTCCTGCCGGTGGAGGCGGAGGCGGGCAGCGCGCACGTCACCAACCCCGGGACACCCATCTTCCCGGACCAGCTCGCCTACATCTACTTCACGTCCGGCTCGACCGGTGCGCCCAAGGGCGCCATGTGCGAGCACGCGGGCATGCTCAACCACCAGTTCATCAAGATCACCGACACCGAACTGGTCCCCGGCGACGTGGTCACCCAGACCGCGTCGCAGTGCTTCGACATCTCGCTGTGGCAGGTGGTCGCGCCGCTGCTGGTCGGCGGGAGCACCCTGATCGTGGACACCGCCGCCCAGCTGGACGTGGCGGGGTTCATCGGCATGCTCGCCGCGGGCGGTGTCGACGTGATCCAGGTGGTGCCGTCGTTCCTGGACGTGATGGTGTCCCACCTCGCCCGCAACCCGTCGTCCCTCGGTGACGTCCGGATGGTGTCGGTGACCGGGGAGGCGCTGAAGATCGACCTGGTGCGGCGGTGGTTCGCCGTCATGCCGGACATCAAGCTGATCAACGCCTACGGTGCCACCGAGGTGCACGACGACACCATGCACGAGGTGCTGCACGGTGTCCCGGCCACCGACTTCGTGTCCGTCGGACGGCCGCAGCGCAACGTCCGCACCTACGTGCTGGACGAATCGTTCCGGCTCGCTCCGCTGGGCACGCCGGGCGAGATCGCCTTCGCGGGTGTGAGCGTCGGCCGCGGCTACATCAACGACGAGGAGCGGACCGCGCTGGCGTTCACCGAGGACCCGTACCACCCCGGCGACCGGGTGTACCGCACGGGTGACTTCGGCCGGTGGCTGCCCGACGGCACGATCGAGTTCCTCGGCAGGCGCGACGAGCAGGTCAAGATCCGCGGCTACCGCGTGGAGATCGGCGAGATCGAGAACAAGCTGCTGCGCATGCCCGAGGTGGACGAGTGCGCGGTGATCGTGGTGGGAACAGCGGACGACACGAAGACTCTCGTGGCCTGGTACACCACATCGGCCACGGTCCTGGCCGAGCAGTTGCGCGACTTCCTCGGCGCGCTGCTGCCGGAGTACATGGTGCCGACGTCCTTCCACCGGCTGCCGTCGCTGCCGTTGACCGAGAACGGCAAGGTGGACAAGAAGTCCCTCACCCGGATGGCCGCGGCGGCCGGGCAGGGCGCGGTGGTCTACGCGGCACCGGTGAGCGACGTCGAACGTCAGCTGGCCGCGGCGTGGGCCGAGGTGCTCAACGTGCCGCTGGAGCGCATCGGCCGCGACGACGAGTTCTTCGACCTGGGCGGCACGTCCCTCGCGGCCGTGCGTCTCATCGTCCAGCTCGACCGGGTCATCTCGCTCAAGCAGCTGATGGCACGCCCGGCGCTCGCCGAGCTGGCCCAGTCCATCTCGGGCGACGACCGCGGCCAGGCGCGTGGCCTGGTCCACAATCTGTCCACTGTGGATGACGCGGTCGCGACCGTCGTGTGCTTCCCGTACGCCGGTGGCAACGCCGTGAACTTCCAGGGCCTCGGCAAGGAACTGGAAGGGCACGGCATCGCGGTCAAGGCCGTCGAGCTGCCGGGCCACGACATCGGCAGGGATGACGAGTCCTTCAAGGACGTTCCCGCCGTGGCCGTCGCGGCCCTCGCCGAGATCGAGGCGACCGTGTCCGGGCCGTTGCTGCTGTGGGGGCACGAAGCGGGAGTGGCTCCCGCGCTGGAAGTCGCGCGTCTGCTGGAGGCAGACGGCCGCCCGCCCCTGGCGGTGTTCGCCGGAGCCGCCGCCGTGTCCCGGCTTCGTGACACGGCCGCGGAGATCGACGCGCTGAGCGACGAGGAACTGGTCACGAGGCTGCGCGAGGACACCTCGTTCACCGGCACGGAGACGTGGCAACCGGAACGCGCAAGCCTGGTCGGCGCGGCATACCGGCACGACCTGCTGTCGGCAGTGCGATACCTGGACGGGCCAGGGCTCGTTCTGTCCACACCGGTGCACGTCGTCCTGGCGGCAGACGACCACGATGCCGCCGGTCACGAGTGGACGGCCCTGGCGACACGGGTCGACACGCACGAAGTGCCCGGCGGTGGCCGCTACTTCGTCCGGACACGGCCCGCGGACGCGGCTGCCGCTGTGATGGCGGCAGTCCGGCCGGTGGCCGCACCGCGCGGATGA
- a CDS encoding GntG family PLP-dependent aldolase, whose translation MIELRSDTFTLPTAAMRHAMVEAVVGDACYGEDPTVRELEETAAERVGKQAACLMPSGTMGNLAAVLAHVPRGSKVIAGAESDIYLYEAGGVSMCGGALLAPVPHLPDGRFVPDALAAEFPGDPDDPQFALPALLCVENTQNRCGGVALPLDYLREVRAFAAARGVGVHLDGARLFNAEVASGVPAADIAATADSVQFCLSKGLSAPIGSMVAGSAEFVTRVRRVRKLLGGTMRQAGVVAAAGLIALREMTGRLAEDHANARRLAEHLADIDGVDIDPGSVGTNIVLFRVLDERLTAAEFVAAAGRAGVALTEFGHGRIRAVTHRGVIAADIDRAADVLATVLALPRGGETGHEDPRPVRGGGQQ comes from the coding sequence ATGATCGAGCTTCGTAGCGACACGTTCACGCTACCCACTGCGGCGATGCGGCACGCGATGGTCGAGGCCGTGGTCGGTGACGCCTGTTACGGCGAGGACCCGACCGTGCGCGAATTGGAGGAGACCGCTGCCGAACGCGTCGGCAAGCAGGCCGCCTGCCTGATGCCCAGCGGAACGATGGGCAACCTCGCCGCCGTGCTGGCCCACGTGCCCCGCGGGAGCAAGGTCATTGCCGGTGCCGAATCCGACATCTACCTCTACGAGGCGGGCGGAGTGTCGATGTGCGGCGGTGCGCTGCTCGCCCCCGTCCCGCATCTGCCCGACGGGCGGTTCGTGCCCGACGCGCTGGCGGCGGAGTTCCCGGGCGATCCAGACGACCCGCAGTTCGCGCTGCCCGCGTTGCTGTGTGTGGAGAACACCCAGAACCGTTGTGGCGGCGTGGCTCTGCCGTTGGACTACCTTCGTGAGGTACGTGCCTTCGCCGCAGCGCGCGGTGTCGGGGTCCACCTCGACGGCGCCCGGCTTTTCAACGCCGAGGTCGCCTCCGGCGTTCCGGCAGCCGACATCGCCGCCACCGCGGACTCAGTCCAGTTCTGCCTGTCGAAAGGGCTTTCCGCGCCGATCGGGTCGATGGTGGCCGGTTCGGCGGAGTTCGTCACGCGGGTCCGGCGCGTCCGCAAGCTCCTGGGCGGCACCATGCGGCAGGCGGGTGTGGTCGCGGCGGCCGGGCTGATCGCGTTGCGGGAGATGACGGGGCGGCTCGCCGAGGATCACGCGAACGCGCGCAGGCTGGCCGAGCACCTCGCTGACATCGACGGCGTCGACATCGATCCCGGTTCGGTGGGCACGAACATCGTCCTGTTCCGAGTACTCGATGAGCGCCTCACCGCGGCGGAGTTCGTCGCGGCGGCCGGTCGGGCAGGGGTGGCGCTCACCGAATTCGGGCACGGCCGGATCCGCGCGGTCACCCACCGGGGCGTGATCGCCGCGGACATCGACCGAGCGGCGGACGTGCTCGCCACCGTGCTGGCTTTGCCTCGCGGCGGCGAGACCGGGCACGAGGACCCACGTCCCGTACGCGGTGGTGGACAGCAATGA
- a CDS encoding ATP-grasp domain-containing protein, whose product MTPQVLLFVESNTTGSGMAALTAAQGLGKRPVLLTSRPGRYRGLAATGAGVVLCDTNSATALRAAVAAFPAGELAGITTTSEFYVTAVAELAARHGLPGNPPEAVRVSRDKAAVRRALATADLPRFAEVDTPDGIAGALAHVGLPCVVKPVDDSGSNLVRVCATEAEVRAQVSRVLARQVNVRDQPVAGRALVEQYLTGPEVSVEMFGWAGGTTCVGVTAKQLTGFPHCVEHRHLYPADLGEAGTTRVAGLARDVLAATGLRTGPSHIEARLTPAGPALVELNPRLAGGMIPELVRLVDGIDLLEQQLRTCLGEQPRLRAARAGCAGIQFLTAPRAGRLTEVAGIAAAARVPGVVEVRITAQAGDPVAPPDNAYGRLGFVIARGDDHAQVAHALDAASGQITVRLEAGHDRAS is encoded by the coding sequence TTGACCCCGCAGGTGCTGCTGTTCGTGGAGTCCAACACGACCGGCAGCGGGATGGCCGCCCTGACCGCCGCGCAGGGGCTGGGCAAGCGGCCGGTCCTGCTCACCAGCCGTCCCGGCCGCTACCGGGGACTGGCCGCCACCGGCGCCGGGGTTGTCCTGTGCGACACCAACTCCGCGACCGCCCTGCGTGCGGCCGTTGCCGCGTTCCCGGCCGGTGAACTGGCCGGAATCACCACGACCAGCGAGTTCTACGTGACCGCCGTCGCCGAGCTGGCTGCCCGGCACGGTCTGCCGGGCAATCCCCCGGAGGCGGTCCGCGTCAGCCGTGACAAGGCCGCCGTCCGGCGGGCACTGGCCACGGCGGATCTCCCGCGGTTCGCCGAGGTCGACACCCCGGACGGGATCGCCGGTGCGCTGGCCCACGTCGGCCTGCCGTGCGTGGTCAAGCCCGTGGACGACTCCGGCTCGAACCTGGTCCGGGTGTGTGCCACCGAGGCTGAGGTCCGGGCACAGGTGTCGCGGGTGCTGGCGCGGCAGGTGAACGTGCGCGACCAGCCGGTCGCCGGCCGCGCGCTGGTCGAGCAGTACCTCACCGGCCCGGAGGTCAGCGTCGAGATGTTCGGCTGGGCGGGCGGCACGACGTGCGTCGGGGTCACCGCGAAGCAGCTGACCGGTTTCCCGCACTGCGTCGAGCACCGGCACCTCTACCCGGCCGATCTCGGCGAGGCCGGGACCACCCGCGTCGCCGGGCTGGCCCGCGACGTGCTCGCGGCGACAGGCCTCCGCACCGGGCCGAGCCACATCGAGGCCCGGCTCACTCCCGCCGGGCCCGCGCTCGTGGAGCTCAATCCCCGGCTCGCGGGCGGGATGATCCCGGAACTGGTCCGCCTGGTCGACGGGATCGACCTGCTCGAACAGCAACTGCGGACGTGTCTGGGCGAGCAGCCGCGGCTGCGGGCCGCGCGGGCCGGATGCGCGGGTATCCAGTTCCTCACCGCACCCCGCGCCGGGAGGCTCACCGAGGTGGCCGGGATCGCTGCCGCCGCACGCGTTCCCGGCGTCGTCGAGGTCCGGATCACCGCCCAGGCCGGAGATCCCGTCGCCCCGCCCGACAACGCCTACGGCCGGTTGGGCTTCGTCATCGCTCGCGGCGACGACCACGCCCAGGTCGCGCACGCGCTCGACGCGGCATCCGGCCAGATCACTGTCCGACTGGAGGCTGGTCATGATCGAGCTTCGTAG
- a CDS encoding PLP-dependent cysteine synthase family protein, which translates to MLHGDVIDAIGHTPLVRLRLGADTGVRVYAKLELQNLFGMKDRVGKQAILHARATGELADGAPIVESSSGTMALGVALVGSALGHPVHIVTDPRIDPVTLAKLRALGCAVHVVPAMTANGWQSARLEALDTLMRDLPGAFCPRQYSNPQNPLAYRALAAELLTDLPDGFDALVGAVGSGGSLCGSSRALRESLPDLRVVGVDCVGSALFGQPDRPERLQSGLGNSLLPPNLDHTLIDEVHWLNDHEAFHAAGDLASQQQIFAGNTSGSVYRVLCHLAATAAPGTRVVGIFPDRGDRYHSTVYAPEFWAHHGLSGLARQAEPTQVPLGTTVDAWSWCSRADVPQGVR; encoded by the coding sequence ATGCTGCACGGCGATGTCATCGACGCGATCGGCCACACCCCGCTGGTCCGCCTGCGCCTCGGCGCGGACACCGGAGTGCGGGTCTACGCCAAGCTGGAACTGCAGAACCTGTTCGGCATGAAGGACCGGGTCGGCAAACAGGCGATCCTGCACGCCCGCGCAACCGGTGAACTCGCCGATGGCGCGCCGATCGTGGAGAGCTCGTCCGGCACGATGGCACTCGGCGTCGCACTGGTCGGGTCGGCGCTCGGCCACCCGGTGCACATCGTCACCGATCCCCGCATCGACCCGGTGACGCTCGCGAAACTGCGGGCGCTGGGCTGCGCCGTGCACGTGGTGCCGGCGATGACCGCGAACGGCTGGCAGAGCGCCCGGCTGGAGGCGCTGGACACGCTGATGCGCGACCTGCCCGGCGCGTTCTGCCCGCGCCAGTACAGCAATCCGCAGAATCCGCTCGCCTACCGCGCGCTGGCCGCCGAACTGCTCACCGACCTGCCGGACGGTTTCGACGCACTGGTCGGCGCGGTCGGCAGCGGCGGCTCGCTGTGCGGTAGCTCGCGAGCACTGCGGGAGAGCTTGCCGGACCTGCGGGTCGTCGGCGTCGACTGCGTCGGCAGCGCGCTGTTCGGCCAGCCCGACCGGCCCGAGAGGCTCCAAAGTGGACTGGGCAACAGCCTGCTGCCGCCGAATCTCGACCACACCCTGATCGACGAGGTGCACTGGCTCAACGACCACGAGGCGTTCCACGCCGCCGGGGACCTGGCCAGTCAGCAGCAGATCTTCGCGGGCAACACGTCCGGATCGGTCTACCGCGTGCTGTGCCACCTCGCCGCGACAGCCGCGCCCGGCACCCGGGTGGTCGGGATCTTCCCCGACCGGGGCGACCGCTACCACAGCACCGTCTACGCTCCGGAGTTCTGGGCACATCACGGGCTTTCCGGGCTCGCCAGGCAGGCCGAACCGACGCAGGTGCCGCTCGGGACGACGGTCGACGCCTGGTCGTGGTGCTCCCGCGCCGATGTACCGCAGGGCGTGCGTTGA
- a CDS encoding argininosuccinate lyase — protein MTGAAKHALTGRLTGAVAQVLAEEVLEPQFRYEVTHLLPWYVCVEKVLLAEYRRMELLSPVETGAIAEALDAAAALVPDRAENLADISFALERFVEARLPAPARAWHVDRSRNDLQATAQLLAARAWIRELAGSLLDCAEAAHRVAGDCVELVMPGYTHGQPAQVISPAFFLSALTEQLLTGVIRLARCHDGARSPLGAGAMAGQELPWERERMAALLGFPAAERHALVAVASRGWMLDLAAECSNLGTGLSRFVTDLMTWSSGALRLADLPDELAGISSAMPQKKNFPVLERIRGRLAHLTSGYLDLVLTQRGTSFSNTVEGAKEGGSRLLPLCTDLRSALVLLTTVLNGLSFDTGRMRDACASEYLGGFSLATSLTLHAGVPWRTAQVLAGRYISAVLAQGRAPSEYAEEVLCAVAESAGYRVPDAGELLRAAFDVDRELRRRASPGGTAPDAVRTLLRAQAGELAEQRTGWAERAERQESVARRVDRLLAEDDTPRAGQVR, from the coding sequence ATGACGGGCGCAGCGAAGCACGCGCTGACCGGCCGGCTCACCGGAGCGGTCGCCCAGGTGCTGGCCGAGGAGGTACTCGAGCCTCAGTTCCGCTACGAGGTCACACACTTGCTGCCCTGGTACGTGTGCGTCGAGAAGGTCCTGCTGGCCGAGTACCGGCGGATGGAGTTGCTGAGCCCCGTTGAGACCGGCGCGATCGCCGAGGCGCTCGACGCGGCCGCCGCCCTGGTGCCGGACCGGGCGGAGAACCTCGCCGACATCTCCTTCGCGCTCGAGCGGTTCGTCGAGGCACGTCTGCCGGCACCGGCCCGCGCGTGGCACGTCGACCGCAGCCGCAACGATCTGCAGGCCACCGCTCAGCTGCTCGCCGCACGCGCGTGGATTCGCGAGCTGGCGGGGAGTCTGCTCGACTGCGCCGAGGCCGCGCACCGGGTCGCGGGTGACTGCGTCGAACTGGTCATGCCCGGCTACACCCACGGCCAGCCCGCGCAGGTCATCTCTCCCGCGTTCTTCCTGTCCGCGCTCACCGAGCAGTTGCTCACCGGCGTGATCCGGCTGGCTCGTTGCCACGACGGTGCCCGCTCGCCGCTGGGCGCCGGGGCGATGGCGGGCCAGGAACTCCCGTGGGAGCGCGAGCGGATGGCAGCTCTGCTCGGATTCCCCGCCGCCGAGCGGCACGCGCTGGTCGCTGTGGCTTCCCGTGGCTGGATGCTCGACCTGGCGGCCGAGTGTTCCAACCTCGGCACCGGGCTGAGCCGGTTCGTCACCGATCTGATGACCTGGTCCTCCGGTGCCCTTCGGCTGGCCGACCTGCCCGACGAGCTCGCCGGGATCTCCTCGGCGATGCCGCAGAAGAAGAACTTCCCCGTTCTGGAGCGCATCCGGGGCAGGCTGGCCCACCTGACGAGCGGCTACCTCGATCTGGTGCTCACCCAGCGCGGCACCTCGTTCAGCAACACGGTGGAAGGCGCGAAGGAAGGCGGGAGCAGGCTTCTGCCCCTGTGCACCGACCTGCGATCCGCGCTCGTGCTGCTCACCACGGTGCTCAACGGGCTGAGCTTCGACACCGGCCGGATGCGCGACGCCTGCGCGTCCGAGTATCTCGGCGGATTCTCGCTGGCGACCTCGCTGACGCTGCACGCCGGAGTGCCCTGGCGTACGGCACAGGTACTCGCCGGCCGCTACATCTCCGCTGTGCTCGCGCAGGGCCGGGCGCCCAGCGAGTACGCCGAGGAGGTGCTGTGCGCTGTCGCGGAGTCCGCCGGGTATCGCGTGCCGGACGCGGGCGAGCTGCTGCGTGCCGCTTTCGACGTGGACCGCGAACTGCGCAGGCGTGCCTCACCGGGCGGCACCGCACCGGATGCCGTGCGTACTCTGCTGCGGGCGCAGGCCGGGGAACTGGCTGAGCAGCGCACGGGCTGGGCCGAGCGCGCCGAGCGGCAGGAATCTGTGGCGCGTCGGGTGGATCGCCTCCTCGCCGAGGACGACACGCCGAGGGCCGGGCAGGTGCGATGA
- a CDS encoding HAL/PAL/TAL family ammonia-lyase, with product MTSPARSTHTIDEHRYTIHELEQLVRDKPVLELHPAVAENIERGSKFLDAKLADDLHIYGVNTGFGALCEIKLTNGEIKEHQRRLIVSHACGVGEFVPEELSRLVLLIKLLTFRPGVTAISLSTVQRLIDCWNSGLIPAIPKRGTVGASGDLAPLAHMALPLIGLGSVWDNGTVVEAGPALEREGIAPVDLEPKDGLALINGVQYLDGMAVQSLLEVDRLVRCADLVASLSVQAFSTSRTFYHQRYHETSLHPERGVVAANLRGLIEGSNHHDLTTSNKSQQDPYSFRCIPQVHAAVRQTFGFASTVMEQEINSVSDNPLFFPDDDAILFGGNLHGASTAMVLDYLAIAATELGSISERRAYQLLSGSRGLPDFLVETPGRNSGFMVTQYTAAALVNENKVMSTPASVDTIPTCQMQEDSVSMGGTSGYKLERVVENLRTILGIELLLAVQAVELNKELVPSAAAKALCDAFREHVPFLTEDRVMSTDIQRSVEFITTSAPRFFAELA from the coding sequence ATGACTTCACCCGCCCGTTCCACCCACACCATCGACGAACACCGGTACACCATCCACGAGCTGGAGCAGCTCGTGCGGGACAAGCCCGTGCTCGAACTGCACCCCGCGGTCGCCGAGAACATCGAGCGCGGCAGCAAGTTCCTGGACGCCAAGCTCGCCGACGACCTGCACATCTACGGCGTCAACACCGGATTCGGCGCGCTGTGCGAGATCAAGCTGACCAACGGGGAGATCAAGGAGCACCAGCGGCGCCTGATCGTGTCGCACGCGTGCGGCGTCGGCGAGTTCGTCCCCGAGGAGCTGAGCAGGCTGGTCCTGCTGATCAAGCTGCTGACGTTCCGGCCGGGCGTGACCGCGATCAGCCTGAGCACCGTGCAGCGGCTGATCGACTGCTGGAACAGCGGGCTGATCCCGGCCATCCCCAAACGCGGCACCGTCGGCGCGAGCGGTGACCTCGCCCCGTTGGCGCACATGGCTCTGCCGCTCATCGGCCTCGGCTCGGTGTGGGACAACGGCACTGTCGTGGAGGCCGGTCCCGCGCTCGAACGGGAGGGGATCGCACCGGTCGACCTGGAGCCCAAGGACGGCCTGGCGCTGATCAACGGCGTGCAGTACCTCGACGGCATGGCCGTCCAGTCGCTGCTGGAAGTGGACCGGCTCGTCCGGTGCGCCGACCTCGTCGCGTCGCTGAGCGTGCAGGCGTTCAGCACGTCACGGACGTTCTACCACCAGCGCTACCACGAGACGTCCCTGCACCCGGAACGCGGTGTGGTGGCGGCGAACCTGCGCGGCCTGATCGAAGGCAGCAACCACCACGACCTGACCACGTCGAACAAGTCGCAGCAGGACCCGTACTCGTTCCGGTGCATCCCGCAGGTGCACGCCGCCGTCCGGCAGACGTTCGGGTTCGCGTCGACCGTGATGGAGCAGGAGATCAACAGCGTCTCGGACAACCCGTTGTTCTTCCCGGACGACGACGCGATCCTGTTCGGCGGCAACCTGCACGGCGCGTCGACCGCGATGGTGCTCGACTACCTGGCCATCGCGGCGACCGAACTCGGGTCCATCTCCGAGCGCCGCGCGTACCAGCTGCTGTCCGGATCCCGTGGCCTGCCGGACTTCCTGGTCGAGACACCCGGCCGCAACTCGGGTTTCATGGTGACGCAGTACACCGCCGCCGCCCTGGTCAACGAGAACAAGGTGATGTCCACACCGGCCAGTGTGGACACCATTCCCACCTGTCAGATGCAGGAGGACTCGGTGAGCATGGGCGGTACCTCCGGCTACAAGCTGGAACGCGTGGTGGAGAACCTGCGGACCATCCTGGGCATCGAGCTGCTGCTGGCCGTGCAGGCCGTCGAGCTGAACAAGGAACTCGTCCCGTCGGCCGCGGCGAAGGCGTTGTGTGACGCGTTCCGCGAGCACGTGCCGTTCCTCACCGAGGACCGCGTGATGAGCACGGACATCCAGCGTTCCGTCGAGTTCATCACCACGTCGGCACCGCGGTTCTTCGCCGAGCTGGCCTGA
- a CDS encoding MFS transporter, with product MADQGTDTQDTEDNGTPGPPGAAPPRRRIGGLWWQRDFRLLWVGETVSQFGSVATTVAIPLVAVTVLDASAFAVGLLSAAVWLPWLLFGLPAGAWVDRLPRKPLMLWCDAISFVLLVSVPVAAWFDVLTIEHLISVAFFAGVSALFFSTAYQVFLPAVVADKDLSEANAKVQGSESAAQIGGPGLGGLLAQAFGAVTSLLADAVTFLVSALCLARMKVHDPLPEKAEHEKTSIITDIREGLRYTVTDPYLRPLVIYSGTSNLADTALQAVLIVFLVREIGLDAATVGGLIAFTGVGGIVGAMVASRIAARLGTARTVLIAEIFSMPFALLIPMTTPGPGLVLFVIGVLVVNTGIAVSDVIVGTFRQSYTPRHLLGRITASDRWVSYGTMPIGAVLGGTLAGVLGAQNAIWIAAAMQAMGPLILLTGPMRKQRDLPT from the coding sequence ATGGCGGACCAGGGGACTGACACCCAGGACACCGAGGACAACGGGACACCGGGACCGCCCGGTGCGGCGCCACCCAGGCGCCGGATCGGTGGTCTGTGGTGGCAACGCGACTTCCGGTTGTTGTGGGTCGGCGAGACGGTCAGCCAGTTCGGGTCCGTGGCGACCACAGTGGCCATCCCGCTCGTCGCGGTCACCGTGCTGGACGCGAGTGCGTTCGCCGTCGGCCTGCTGAGCGCCGCGGTCTGGTTGCCGTGGCTGCTGTTCGGGCTGCCCGCCGGGGCGTGGGTGGACCGCTTGCCGCGCAAGCCCTTGATGCTGTGGTGCGATGCGATCTCGTTCGTGCTGCTCGTCAGCGTGCCGGTGGCCGCCTGGTTCGACGTGCTGACGATCGAGCATCTGATCTCCGTCGCGTTCTTCGCGGGTGTGTCCGCGTTGTTCTTCTCCACCGCCTACCAGGTTTTCCTGCCCGCCGTCGTGGCCGACAAGGACCTCTCCGAGGCCAACGCGAAGGTGCAGGGCAGCGAGTCGGCCGCCCAGATCGGCGGTCCCGGGCTCGGTGGCCTGCTGGCGCAGGCGTTCGGTGCCGTGACGTCGTTGCTGGCCGACGCGGTCACCTTCCTCGTCTCGGCGCTCTGCCTGGCCCGGATGAAGGTGCACGATCCGCTGCCGGAGAAGGCCGAGCACGAGAAAACCAGCATCATCACCGACATCCGTGAAGGACTGCGGTACACCGTCACCGACCCGTATCTGCGGCCGCTGGTCATCTACTCCGGCACGAGCAACCTCGCCGACACCGCGCTGCAGGCCGTGCTGATCGTGTTCCTCGTCCGGGAAATCGGCCTGGACGCCGCCACTGTCGGCGGCCTGATCGCGTTCACCGGAGTGGGCGGCATCGTCGGCGCGATGGTGGCGAGCAGGATCGCGGCACGGCTGGGCACCGCGCGGACCGTGCTGATCGCGGAGATCTTCTCGATGCCGTTCGCGTTGCTCATCCCGATGACCACACCGGGACCGGGACTGGTGCTGTTCGTGATCGGCGTGCTCGTGGTCAACACGGGTATCGCGGTGTCGGACGTGATCGTCGGGACGTTCCGGCAGTCGTACACACCCCGGCACCTGCTCGGCCGGATCACCGCGAGCGACCGGTGGGTGAGTTACGGGACGATGCCGATCGGCGCGGTGCTCGGCGGCACGCTCGCCGGAGTGCTGGGCGCGCAGAACGCCATCTGGATCGCCGCGGCCATGCAGGCGATGGGTCCGCTCATCCTGCTCACCGGCCCGATGCGCAAGCAGCGTGATCTCCCGACGTGA